The Geomonas agri genome contains the following window.
GGCACCTTCTACAACGTGGCCGACTTCTTCGTCGCCGTTGGAAAGCTGCCTCGCATCGTGAACATCAACAACGTGAGCGTCTCGGACATCAAGGACAGCGGTGGGCGCACCAGCCTCAAGGTGAATTGTCTTGCGACCACCTTCCGCTTCCTGGACGCCAAAGAGAGTAAAAATGCCAATGCTAACAAGCCGAAATAGCCTGACACTGCTGGTTGTGTTGCTGCTGCTCTCGGTCGGTTGCAAGAAGGAGGAGGCTCCTGCGCCCCCTCCGCCTGCTCCGCCAAAGCCCGCACCAGCTCCTTCGGCTGCGCCGCCCGCTCCGCCCGCTCCGGTGCAGCAGCAGCTCTCGTCCGCATCCAAGGTGGGAGCGGCCGTCAGCTTCAAGAGGGACCCCTTCAAGCCGCTCATTTCGACGCAGCCACCACCGCCTGCCAGTCCGTCAGGCGCTCGTCCTGGTGTGCCTGCTGTCGCTGACCTGCTCCCGATCCAGAGTTTCGAGGTGAACAAGTTCAGGGTTTCGGGGATCATCGCGGGGCTCAGGGAGAACAGGGCGCTTGTGATCGACCCCAACGGAAAGGGGTACGTCGTTCAGGTCGGTACCCAGATTGGCAATGCCAACGGCCGGGTTTCCCGTATTACTTCGTCTACGGTCGAAGTTGTTGAGAAGAGTGGTCGGGGCAAAAGCAGAAAAATCGTGCTTACGCTGGCCAAGAAAAGGTAAGGAGCGTTTCAGATGACCATGTACCAGAGCAGAATTCTTTGTCATGCCATGGCACTCATCGTCCTGTTGACGGTTTCTACCGGCTGCGTCAAGAGGATGACCGCCGCCAACGAGGCCGGTCAGGCCGAGGCCGCGGCTTTCGCCACGCTTCGATCGGTGACGGTGTCAGACGATGGCTCCAGTGTCGAACTGACCAGCGACAGGCCCCTGACCTATACCTCGTATAAGGGGGGGGAGCCGGCCAAGATCATCGTCGACATCTCGCAGACCGAGCCCGGGGCGGTTGCCTCGCCCATCGCGGTCAACCGCGGCAGCGTGAAGCGGATCGAGGTCGAGCGCCAGCCGGTGGGTGGCAGCGTGTTGACCCGGGTTGCCCTCGTGCTCAGCCACGATGTCGATTTCTCGGTGGCTACCGATCCGGCAAGCAAGAACAAGCTCCTGATCAGTCTGCCCCGGGAGGCCGAGGCCAAGCATGAGCCCCCTACCAAGGAGGCGCCCATCGCTGAGCCGCGCATCGAGGAGAAAACCCTGGTAGCCGATGCGGCCGCGAAAAGCGACGCACCTCAAGCCAGCGATGCCAAGACGGTGATCCCCGCACCCCCCGCAGCTCCCGCCGACAAACCGGCTGCCAAGGCGCCCCAGGCCCCGAAAAACGAGGCCGACAATAGTGGCCAGCCGAAGCTCAACGCGGTTATTACCGCGGCCGACGGCGTCGAACTCTCGGTGCCGGGTGGGGTGGAGACCTTCAACTCCTTTAAGCTCGCTAAGCCCGACCGCATCGTGGTCGATCTCTTCAAGGTTAAAAATGCGCTGTCGCAGAACGTGATCCCCATCGGCGCCTTTGGTGTCGCCAACGCGCGGGTCGGCTCCACCCCCGACAAGGTACGCGTCGTGCTCGATGCATCCGGCGAGGGGCTGCCTGGTTTCGAGGTGGTCAAGAGTGACCTCGGCGTGAAGATCAAGCTGAAGGGGAAAGTCGCAACCGCAGCCGCGGCGCCCGCTCCTGCCCCGGCTGCAGCACCTGCCGCTGTGCCGGCTCCGGCTGCTGCACCGGCACCGGCGCCTGCACCGGTCGCCAAAATGAAGACCGAAGTTCCGCCGGGGCGCAACGTGAAGGGCGCGCTCGAGGCCGTGGATTTCAAGATCGTCAACGGTGTTTCCCGCATCTCCATGAAACTGCACGGTACCTGTGAGCCGGGTGAGCCGGTGCGAGGGCCCCAGGGCCTGACACTGACCATCGCCAATTGCCAGGTGCCCAAGCCGCTGCAGCGCGCCATGGATACCTCGAAATTCGGTTCTCCGGTACTTTCGGTGACCCCGTACCAGGTGAAGGTAAAAGGTGGCTACGTCACCAAGATCGCGGTCAAACTCCACGGGACTCCCGAGTACACCACCAGCCGCAAGGGCGATGTCCTTACCTGGGACATCGTGAACCCCGGCCCGGCCGTGGCAGCCAAGCTGCCGCCGGCGCCTGCTGCGAAGTCCAGGATGCCCGAGGCCGCTGAGGAGTTGGCTGCCCCCCGCGCCGAAGAGCCCATGACCGAGATTTCCGGCAACGTGGAGAAGCGGGGCGTGAAAAAAGTGTACAAGGGGAGGAGGGTCACCCTTGAATTCTCCGATGCCGACATCAGGAAGATCTTCCAGTTGATCGCCGAAGTGAGCAACCTGAACTTCCTGATTGCCGACGATGTTACCGGCACCATCAGCATCAAGCTGGTCAATGTTCCCTGGGACCAGGCACTGGACGTGATCCTCGAAGCCAAGGGGCTCGCCATGGTGCAGCAGGGCAACATCGTTCAGATCAAGCCCCGCAACAAGATGCAGAACCAGGCCGACGAGGAGACCGCTGCGAAGAAGGCCGCGGAAAGGATGATGGAGCTGCATACTGCAGTGTTCGAGGTTAACTACGCGAACATCAGCGACCTGGCCGCCCAGTTCAACATCATGAAGAGTGAGCGCGGCGTGATCACCAAAGATGAGCGCACCAGCCGCGTGATCGTGAAGGACATCCAGCCTGCTCTCGATGACATGAGGGCGCTGCTGAAAACTCTCGACACGCCGGAAAAGCAGGTCCAGATAGAGGCCCGCATCGTCGAGGCAACCTCCACCTTCACCCGTGACCTTGGCGT
Protein-coding sequences here:
- the pilQ gene encoding type IV pilus secretin family protein; translated protein: MTMYQSRILCHAMALIVLLTVSTGCVKRMTAANEAGQAEAAAFATLRSVTVSDDGSSVELTSDRPLTYTSYKGGEPAKIIVDISQTEPGAVASPIAVNRGSVKRIEVERQPVGGSVLTRVALVLSHDVDFSVATDPASKNKLLISLPREAEAKHEPPTKEAPIAEPRIEEKTLVADAAAKSDAPQASDAKTVIPAPPAAPADKPAAKAPQAPKNEADNSGQPKLNAVITAADGVELSVPGGVETFNSFKLAKPDRIVVDLFKVKNALSQNVIPIGAFGVANARVGSTPDKVRVVLDASGEGLPGFEVVKSDLGVKIKLKGKVATAAAAPAPAPAAAPAAVPAPAAAPAPAPAPVAKMKTEVPPGRNVKGALEAVDFKIVNGVSRISMKLHGTCEPGEPVRGPQGLTLTIANCQVPKPLQRAMDTSKFGSPVLSVTPYQVKVKGGYVTKIAVKLHGTPEYTTSRKGDVLTWDIVNPGPAVAAKLPPAPAAKSRMPEAAEELAAPRAEEPMTEISGNVEKRGVKKVYKGRRVTLEFSDADIRKIFQLIAEVSNLNFLIADDVTGTISIKLVNVPWDQALDVILEAKGLAMVQQGNIVQIKPRNKMQNQADEETAAKKAAERMMELHTAVFEVNYANISDLAAQFNIMKSERGVITKDERTSRVIVKDIQPALDDMRALLKTLDTPEKQVQIEARIVEATSTFTRDLGVQWAFGYKDSSASVANINNIETTFGGAVSTSGPGTSGAGGIGMGVSFGKLTSNVQLDMRLAAAATIGQVKIISTPKVVTLNNKAAKISQGQSIPYQTTSAEGTKTEFVEAALTLEVTPHITADGSVSMKIKASNNSPGAGSPPPINKKEATTELVVSNGDTTVIGGIYVDNETETDTGVPFLADIPLLGWLFKSNSKQKTKTELLIFITPKIVI
- a CDS encoding pilus assembly protein PilP — protein: MPMLTSRNSLTLLVVLLLLSVGCKKEEAPAPPPPAPPKPAPAPSAAPPAPPAPVQQQLSSASKVGAAVSFKRDPFKPLISTQPPPPASPSGARPGVPAVADLLPIQSFEVNKFRVSGIIAGLRENRALVIDPNGKGYVVQVGTQIGNANGRVSRITSSTVEVVEKSGRGKSRKIVLTLAKKR